One genomic segment of Sebastes fasciatus isolate fSebFas1 chromosome 17, fSebFas1.pri, whole genome shotgun sequence includes these proteins:
- the cyp51 gene encoding lanosterol 14-alpha demethylase, with product MAIHLYEMSSKLLGDTVGKMSDNLTSVVLAASVITLTLGYLSKMLLKQSSDSDLKYPPYIPSSIPFLGHAIAFGKSPIEFLENAYEKYGPVFSFTMVGSTFTYLLGSEAATLMFNSKNEDLNAEDVYSRLTTPVFGKGVAYDVPNPIFLEQKKMLKTGLSIAHFKEHMKIIEAETIEYFQRWGDSGEKNLFEALSELIIMTASSCLHGKEIRSMMNEGVAQLYADLDGGFSHAAWLLPGWLPLPSFRKRDRAHREIKNIFFKVIQKRRQSGEKVDDMLQTLVDATYKDGQPLNNDEIAGMLIGLLLAGQHTSSTTSAWLGFFLARDKALQERCYDEQRAVCGEELPPLDFDQLKDLSLLERCLKETLRLRPPIMTMMRMARSPQSAAGYTIPVGHQVCVSPTVNQRLQDTWVERMEFSPDRYLNDNPAAGEKFAYVPFGAGRHRCIGENFAYVQIKTIWSTMLRMYEFDLVDGYFPTINYTTMIHTPHNPVIRYKRRKQ from the exons ATGGCGATCCACTTGTATGAAATGAGCAGTAAGCTGCTCGGAGACACTGTTGGGAAGATGAGCGACAACCTGACCTCCGTGGTGCTGGCAGCCTCCGTCATCACACTCACTCTCGGATATCTCTCTAAGATGCTGCTCAAACAGTCCTCTGACAGTGACCTG AAGTATCCCCCTTACATCCCCTCCAGCATCCCCTTCCTGGGTCATGCCATTGCATTTGGGAAAAGCCCCATTGAGTTTCTGGAAAATGCTTATGAAAAA TACGGCCCCGTGTTCAGTTTCACCATGGTGGGGAGTACATTCACCTATCTGCTGGGCAGCGAAGCCGCCACGCTGATGTTCAACAGCAAGAACGAGGACCTGAATGCCGAGGACGTCTACTCCAGACTGACCACTCCAGTGTTTGGCAAGGGAGTAGCCTATGATGTGCCGAACCCT ATCTTTCTGGAACAAAAGAAGATGTTGAAGACGGGACTGAGCATCGCTCATTTTAAGGAACATATGAAAATCATCGAGGCAGAGACCATCGAGTATTTTCAGAGATGGGGAGACAGTGGGGAGAAAA ACCTGTTTGAGGCCTTGTCTGAGCTGATCATCATGACGGCCAGCAGCTGCCTTCATGGGAAGGAGATCCGCAGCATGATGAACGAGGGAGTGGCCCAGCTCTACGCCGACCTGGACGGAGGATTCAGCCACGCTGCCTGGCTCCTGCCCGGCTGGCTGCCCTTGCCCAGCTTCAG GAAAAGGGACAGAGCTCACAGAGAGATCAAGAACATCTTCTTCAAGGTGATTCAGAAGCGCAGACAGTCTGGAGAGAAAGTGGACGACATGCTGCAGACCCTCGTCGACGCCACCTACAA AGACGGACAACCCCTGAACAATGACGAGATCGCCGGGATGCTGATTGGTCTCCTCCTGGCGGGTCAGCACACGTCCTCCACCACCAGCGCCTGGCTGGGTTTCTTCCTGGCCAGAGACAAAGCTCTGCAGGAGCGCTGCTACGACGAGCAGAGGGCTGTGTGTGGAGAAGAGCTGCCGCCACTCGACTTTGATCAG CTGAAAGACCTCAGCTTGTTGGAGCGCTGTTTGAAAGAGACCCTGCGTCTCCGCCCGCCCATCATGACCATGATGAGGATGGCCCGCTCTCCTCAG AGTGCAGCAGGATACACCATCCCTGTGGGCCACCAGGTCTGCGTCTCCCCGACTGTCAACCAGCGTCTGCAGGACACCTGGGTGGAGAGGATGGAGTTCAGCCCCGACCGCTACCTCAACGACAACCCCGCTGCAGGGGAGAAGTTCGCCTACGTGCCGTTTGGAGCCg GCCGCCATCGCTGCATCGGGGAGAACTTCGCCTACGTCCAGATCAAAACAATCTGGTCCACTATGCTGCGCATGTACGAGTTTGACCTGGTGGACGGATATTTCCCCACAATCAACTACACCACAATGATTCACACCCCTCACAACCCCGTCATCAGATACAAGAGGAGGAAACAGTGA